The region CGCGTTGTACACGTTGAGCCAGAACGCGAGCCGGTCGTCGTCGGAGAGCGCCGACGGATCGGTGGCGGCGAGGCGACCGAGGTAGCCGTCGAGCGGCGCGGGGTCGGCCGCGAGCGCGGCGTAATCGACGAACCCGCGCTCGTCCACAACATCGGCGAGGAGGGCGCTGAACGCGCTGTGGTCGAAGGACGTCGGTGCAGAAACGGGCCGATCCGGCTCGATGGACTGCACCGATGCGTTCGAAAGGCAAGCTGCGAGGAGCAGAGCGGGTGCGAGAAGGAGCAGGCGAAACACAGGCATGAGGGTTTCAGATGGAGAGTGGGCATCCAACGTCCTGCTCCCCCGCGCAGGTCCGGTCAAGGGCATCACATTCCGCTCACTCCTCGCCCGACGCGCGGCCATTCCGTGACCACCCGGCAAGCGCGTCGAGTTGGTCGTAAGCCGTCATGTCGTGGTGAAGCGGCGTCACCGACACGTAGCCTGCTTTGATCGCAGCGAGGTCCGTGTCGTGGCCTTCGTCGAGGTCGATGAACTCGCCGCCGAGCCAGTAGTAGGGCCGGTCGAACGGATCGCGGCGTTCGTGGAACTCCTCCTCCCACCGCGCCCGCGCCTGCCTGGTGATCTCGATGCCGCGAATCGCGTCGTAGTCGCCGGGCGGGACGTTCACGTTGAGGAGCGTGCCGGGCGCGAGGCCCTCGGCGAGTACGCGCTCGGCGAGGTGGCGGGCAAAACGGCCGGCGGCCTCGAAGTCGGCCTCGGGGTCCCACGAGCAGAGCGAGACGGCGACGGCGGGGATGCCGAGGATCGTCGCCTCGGTGGCGGCGCTGACGGTGCCGGAGTAGATCACGTTGACGGCCGTGTTCGGCCCGTGGTTGATCCCGCTCACGACGAGGTCGGGGCGGCGCGGCAGCAATTT is a window of Rhodothermales bacterium DNA encoding:
- the surE gene encoding 5'/3'-nucleotidase SurE; its protein translation is MPRSTPPLHTSPDRPLILLTNDDGIDANGLAALAAALDGLGDLAVVAPAREQSAVGHAITVRDPVRAHGWPFEVPSGEAWARAVTGTPADCVKLACQKLLPRRPDLVVSGINHGPNTAVNVIYSGTVSAATEATILGIPAVAVSLCSWDPEADFEAAGRFARHLAERVLAEGLAPGTLLNVNVPPGDYDAIRGIEITRQARARWEEEFHERRDPFDRPYYWLGGEFIDLDEGHDTDLAAIKAGYVSVTPLHHDMTAYDQLDALAGWSRNGRASGEE